A part of Terriglobus roseus genomic DNA contains:
- a CDS encoding RDD family protein — MSTASPLPLQPLPAGTVSEEEARALKREIANRLAEHRQRRGRPAETQASLPIEVPAPRHRVADSVAARYARSVSYSDFLKQEAEAAIRQAEAAAEVARRNAKAIAAAQQQLLEEIEQWNEPVAPQPEAHGPAEVITFAAPVETESPLGVSEALTEARIVAVEEPVSAPELRVQLAESVAAPVVSEPVVPAAPARPDFAQVFTAAVNEIQERPATLAERLGLATGPLDSAVALPTNLIEFPRQLVAARKARPRLAEGPLRDEADATPERAQLRIFEVEASAVSIEPVVESVLPEWHTIRLDMDAPVRLAESPDAQISFAMPLYVAPGSQRMMAFLVDACCVVTGFLMAVTVAAYASPVLPTGLPAVLASVGTLFAFAIGYQALFFSLSGTTPGMRYARIGLCTFSDENPTRKAMLHRIFALLLAGMPLGLGLLWACMDEENLGWHDRISRMYPRGY; from the coding sequence TTGAGCACCGCGAGCCCTCTCCCCCTACAGCCGCTACCCGCTGGCACCGTTTCTGAAGAGGAAGCACGCGCCCTCAAGCGTGAGATCGCCAACCGCCTGGCCGAACATCGTCAGCGCCGCGGACGGCCCGCCGAGACGCAGGCTTCGCTGCCTATTGAAGTCCCCGCGCCTCGCCATCGTGTTGCGGATTCCGTGGCTGCTCGCTATGCCCGCTCCGTCTCCTATAGCGATTTTCTGAAGCAGGAAGCGGAGGCCGCCATCCGGCAGGCCGAGGCAGCCGCCGAAGTGGCCCGCCGCAATGCAAAAGCCATTGCCGCTGCGCAGCAGCAGCTTCTGGAAGAGATTGAGCAGTGGAATGAACCAGTAGCGCCCCAGCCGGAAGCTCATGGCCCTGCCGAGGTCATCACCTTTGCTGCGCCGGTGGAAACGGAATCGCCGCTGGGCGTTTCTGAGGCTCTTACAGAAGCCAGAATCGTTGCGGTTGAAGAGCCAGTGAGCGCTCCCGAACTGCGTGTTCAGTTGGCAGAATCTGTAGCTGCGCCCGTTGTGTCCGAGCCGGTTGTTCCCGCAGCTCCGGCTCGTCCGGATTTTGCGCAGGTGTTCACCGCTGCGGTCAATGAGATTCAGGAACGACCGGCGACCTTGGCTGAGCGCCTGGGGCTGGCTACCGGACCGTTGGATTCTGCTGTCGCGCTGCCGACGAACCTAATCGAATTTCCTCGCCAGCTTGTGGCTGCGCGTAAGGCTCGTCCGCGTCTGGCGGAAGGCCCTCTGCGTGACGAGGCAGATGCCACACCCGAGCGCGCACAGCTTCGTATCTTTGAGGTGGAAGCCAGCGCAGTCTCTATCGAACCCGTGGTGGAAAGCGTTCTGCCGGAGTGGCACACCATCCGTCTGGACATGGATGCGCCGGTCCGGCTGGCCGAGTCGCCGGATGCGCAGATCTCGTTTGCCATGCCGCTCTACGTGGCACCGGGCAGCCAACGCATGATGGCGTTCCTGGTGGATGCCTGCTGCGTTGTCACCGGATTCTTGATGGCAGTCACTGTGGCGGCTTACGCTTCGCCGGTTCTGCCCACGGGACTGCCCGCGGTGCTTGCATCTGTCGGAACTCTGTTTGCGTTTGCCATTGGCTACCAGGCACTGTTCTTCTCCCTGAGCGGCACCACACCCGGCATGCGTTACGCGCGCATTGGGCTGTGCACCTTCAGCGATGAAAACCCCACGCGCAAGGCGATGCTGCATCGGATCTTTGCTCTGCTGCTGGCGGGTATGCCGTTGGGGTTGGGGCTGTTGTGGGCGTGCATGGACGAAGAGAATCTCGGTTGGCACGACCGCATTTCGCGCATGTATCCGCGTGGGTACTAA
- a CDS encoding LPS-assembly protein LptD, whose product MAATFGVSATAQQVTAKEPPADTSSAAAPQQRDLPQDPGTERFPTAIPVPEPSAKKITIDSDRQSRNGNMLLLDGNVVVTYGDYRLEADHIRYDQTTGDAEAEGHVHITADSGRESMQATRALLNIHTENGRMYNVSGSIGVKLSTRGTTYTTDNPFLFTGREVIRTGPQQMEIIEGTVTSCQLPHPDWQLAAGHFLIRDGKARAKNTMFRLYNIPVFFLPYATHPTDSEERQSGFMIPIIGNSTTKGIVIGEQFYMTLGRSADLTVGAEYFSKRGWEQSASFRMQGRNNDFLRARYSGLLDRGFYQATSTTVNGQTTTTNAYVNQGGEDVAFSGRKDFTLHTRVAADAEYLSSYIYREAFTDNFNQAVSSDIKSYLYGTTARNGYVAAFETDRYQGLKIVSTGEQIRIFHAPVFDLDSLERRIGTTPLLWSSTMQYAGLKRTQGTPSAQTGFASDLVSRYDVHPQLAMPFGFAGFRFRPSVGLHDTYYSHSRSATALPGPVPTERAPGLNRFVTEAGMEMRFPVLERTFDTGAFSKILGREARHTIEPEMTYRYASGVTDFARTLRFDDTDVVANRNELEYGFTQRLFLRPSKERACGANEDPAETNSPCGGTRETIRWKLVQRHYFDDTFGGYLTTTNPNGVLVLNRRNVLDSTLDLSGIAFLTDFRSASPIVSEMKLSATDHIDLEWDSAYDLHAGRMRQSNVFLDFHQGNFFGGLSHARLYAPGRFTADTGSGSTATSLISDFSQLRVLLGYGTPVKPGLSIAANAGVDLKLSQVQYAAGQVSYNWNCCGISGEYRKYELGTIRNENAYRFNFTLANIGTAGNLRRAERLF is encoded by the coding sequence TTGGCAGCGACGTTTGGAGTGTCTGCGACGGCACAGCAGGTAACTGCCAAGGAACCCCCTGCGGATACATCCTCTGCCGCAGCGCCGCAACAGCGCGATCTGCCGCAGGATCCGGGCACGGAACGGTTTCCCACAGCCATTCCTGTGCCGGAGCCCTCCGCAAAAAAGATCACCATCGACAGCGACCGCCAGAGCCGAAATGGCAACATGCTTCTTCTGGACGGCAACGTGGTGGTCACCTACGGCGACTATCGGCTGGAAGCCGACCACATCCGCTATGACCAGACCACCGGCGACGCGGAAGCCGAAGGCCATGTGCACATCACGGCGGACAGTGGCCGCGAAAGCATGCAGGCCACTCGCGCCCTGTTGAACATCCATACGGAAAACGGCCGCATGTACAACGTGTCCGGCTCCATTGGCGTAAAGCTGTCGACACGCGGCACCACGTACACCACGGACAACCCATTCCTCTTTACGGGCCGTGAAGTGATCCGCACGGGGCCTCAGCAGATGGAGATTATCGAGGGCACTGTCACCAGTTGCCAGTTGCCGCACCCCGATTGGCAGTTGGCTGCCGGACACTTCCTGATACGTGACGGCAAGGCCCGCGCCAAGAACACCATGTTCCGCCTGTACAACATCCCCGTGTTCTTCCTGCCGTACGCCACGCACCCCACCGACAGCGAAGAACGCCAGAGCGGCTTCATGATTCCCATCATCGGCAACTCGACGACCAAGGGCATCGTGATTGGCGAGCAGTTTTACATGACGCTGGGCCGTTCGGCCGATCTGACGGTGGGAGCGGAATACTTCTCGAAGCGCGGATGGGAACAATCCGCCAGCTTCCGCATGCAGGGCCGCAACAACGACTTCCTCCGCGCACGCTACTCAGGACTGCTGGACCGCGGCTTCTATCAGGCAACCTCCACCACGGTGAATGGCCAAACCACGACGACGAACGCCTATGTGAATCAGGGTGGTGAAGATGTAGCGTTCTCCGGCCGCAAAGACTTCACGCTGCATACACGCGTCGCCGCCGATGCCGAATACCTGAGCAGCTACATCTATCGCGAAGCCTTCACGGACAACTTCAATCAGGCCGTGTCGTCCGACATCAAGTCGTATCTGTATGGCACGACCGCTCGCAACGGCTATGTGGCCGCCTTCGAAACAGATCGTTATCAGGGTCTCAAGATTGTCAGCACGGGCGAGCAGATTCGTATCTTCCACGCACCTGTGTTCGATCTGGATTCGCTGGAACGCCGCATTGGCACCACACCGCTTCTGTGGAGTTCCACCATGCAGTATGCAGGGCTGAAGCGTACACAGGGCACACCGTCAGCGCAGACAGGGTTTGCGTCGGATCTGGTGAGCCGGTACGACGTTCATCCTCAGCTTGCCATGCCCTTTGGCTTTGCAGGATTCCGTTTCCGGCCCTCGGTCGGCCTGCATGACACGTATTACTCGCACTCGCGGTCTGCAACAGCTCTACCGGGTCCGGTGCCAACGGAACGCGCACCCGGCCTGAACCGCTTTGTTACGGAAGCCGGCATGGAGATGCGTTTCCCTGTTCTGGAACGCACCTTCGACACAGGAGCTTTCAGCAAAATATTGGGACGCGAAGCGCGCCACACCATCGAACCCGAAATGACATACCGCTATGCCAGCGGTGTTACGGACTTCGCCCGTACGCTACGCTTTGACGACACCGATGTCGTCGCGAATCGTAACGAGCTGGAGTACGGATTCACTCAGCGCCTTTTCCTGCGCCCCTCGAAGGAACGTGCCTGCGGTGCGAACGAAGATCCCGCAGAAACCAACTCGCCCTGCGGCGGCACACGCGAAACCATTCGTTGGAAGCTGGTGCAGCGCCACTACTTCGACGACACCTTCGGCGGATACCTGACGACCACAAATCCCAACGGCGTGCTGGTGCTGAATCGCCGGAACGTTCTGGACAGCACGCTCGATTTGAGCGGCATTGCATTCCTTACCGACTTTCGCAGCGCCTCGCCCATTGTGAGCGAGATGAAACTCAGCGCGACCGACCACATCGACCTGGAATGGGATTCGGCTTATGACCTGCACGCCGGACGCATGCGTCAGAGCAACGTCTTTCTGGACTTCCATCAGGGCAACTTCTTTGGCGGATTGAGCCACGCTCGCCTTTACGCTCCGGGACGCTTCACCGCGGACACCGGCAGCGGCAGCACCGCCACGTCGCTCATCAGCGACTTCAGCCAACTCCGCGTCCTGCTCGGCTATGGCACGCCCGTTAAGCCGGGTCTGAGTATTGCTGCCAACGCAGGTGTGGACCTCAAACTGAGCCAGGTCCAATACGCTGCGGGACAGGTTTCCTACAACTGGAATTGCTGCGGCATCTCCGGCGAATACCGCAAATACGAACTGGGAACCATCCGTAACGAAAACGCCTATCGCTTCAACTTCACGCTGGCCAACATTGGCACTGCGGGCAATCTGCGTCGGGCGGAGCGTCTGTTCTAA
- a CDS encoding SDR family NAD(P)-dependent oxidoreductase: protein MQHEGVSLSLEGRVALITGGSRGIGAAAVRLFRKAGAKVAFSYRAAEAQALALQEECGGPEWCLAIRQELATAADGDSLVKAAVCHFGSLNILVGNHGIWPPHDAPIGSMTDAQWNGTIGINLDSVFGLIRASVAQMQTQEPIDGVRGHVILVSSTAGQRGEAFHADYAATKGALISMTKGLSTELAPQSIRVNCVAPGWVHTEMTESTLTDPIASKKVFSAIPLGRVATPEEIAGPILFLCTPLAGFVTGEIFNVNGGAVLVG, encoded by the coding sequence ATGCAACATGAAGGTGTCTCACTCTCTCTGGAAGGCCGCGTCGCTCTCATCACTGGCGGATCGCGCGGCATTGGCGCGGCTGCTGTCCGGTTGTTTCGCAAAGCAGGTGCGAAGGTCGCGTTTTCTTACCGAGCGGCAGAAGCGCAGGCTCTGGCATTACAAGAAGAGTGCGGTGGACCAGAATGGTGCTTGGCCATTCGCCAGGAACTTGCTACCGCTGCCGATGGCGACTCCCTCGTAAAAGCCGCCGTGTGTCACTTCGGCTCATTGAACATTCTCGTTGGCAATCACGGCATCTGGCCACCACATGATGCGCCCATCGGCAGCATGACGGATGCGCAATGGAACGGCACCATCGGCATTAATCTGGACAGCGTTTTCGGCCTCATCCGCGCCTCGGTCGCGCAGATGCAGACGCAGGAACCCATCGACGGTGTGCGCGGCCATGTCATCCTTGTCAGTTCCACCGCCGGACAGCGCGGAGAAGCCTTCCACGCCGACTATGCCGCCACCAAGGGCGCACTCATCAGCATGACCAAAGGCCTATCCACAGAACTAGCGCCGCAGAGCATCCGCGTGAACTGTGTTGCGCCGGGTTGGGTGCATACCGAGATGACTGAAAGTACTCTCACCGATCCAATCGCGTCTAAGAAGGTGTTCAGCGCCATTCCGCTGGGCCGTGTCGCCACGCCGGAAGAGATCGCAGGCCCCATCCTGTTCCTGTGCACACCGCTTGCAGGATTTGTGACGGGTGAGATCTTCAACGTGAATGGCGGGGCCGTGCTAGTTGGATAA
- a CDS encoding DUF4232 domain-containing protein encodes MKKASCLGIAAFLLLSCGCSSPSRGKGLVTPPQPQQESKPSACAALDIALSFDSADGEFNGMSHSGAYLVLTNIGLRTCTVPRRPQVTWLDITNATLNAQADTPKGMHPGPVLTPVALAPGKSARAALRWVSGEVYDHNKCVNVAKGTVKLDKGEVSAPLQAKMCGDATTGPRFEEQWLQPNEPSVH; translated from the coding sequence ATGAAGAAAGCATCATGTCTGGGGATCGCCGCCTTCCTGCTTCTGTCGTGTGGCTGTTCCTCGCCATCTCGCGGGAAAGGTCTGGTCACTCCCCCGCAGCCGCAGCAAGAGTCGAAGCCATCCGCCTGCGCGGCGCTCGACATCGCTCTGAGCTTTGACTCCGCCGACGGTGAGTTCAACGGCATGTCCCACTCTGGCGCCTATCTTGTGCTGACCAACATAGGGCTGCGAACCTGCACGGTTCCGCGACGCCCGCAGGTCACCTGGTTGGACATCACCAACGCTACCCTCAACGCCCAGGCGGACACACCCAAAGGCATGCACCCCGGCCCGGTGCTAACGCCTGTAGCTCTCGCTCCGGGCAAGTCCGCCCGTGCAGCTCTACGCTGGGTCTCCGGCGAGGTCTATGACCACAACAAATGCGTGAATGTGGCAAAAGGCACCGTGAAACTGGATAAGGGCGAGGTCTCCGCTCCGCTGCAAGCGAAAATGTGCGGCGACGCCACCACCGGTCCGCGCTTCGAGGAGCAGTGGCTACAGCCAAATGAGCCATCTGTTCACTGA
- the fabZ gene encoding 3-hydroxyacyl-ACP dehydratase FabZ, which produces MSEIVAPVMDVQQIMKLLPHRYPFLLIDRVLEVEPKQRIVCLKNISVNEPQFTGHFPDYPLMPGVLIIEAIAQAGGLLLLNEIPDRENKLMVFTGIDGAKFRKPVVPGDQLKIEVTVLNWRSRAVKMHGVATVDGKVACEATVMCQLVPRPSQTAAPAKTAGESNPQQDGPTLPEAAV; this is translated from the coding sequence ATGAGTGAGATCGTCGCCCCCGTCATGGATGTGCAGCAGATCATGAAGCTGCTGCCGCACCGCTATCCGTTCTTGTTGATTGACCGCGTCCTTGAGGTCGAGCCGAAGCAGCGCATCGTCTGCCTGAAGAACATCTCAGTCAACGAACCGCAGTTCACCGGCCACTTCCCGGACTACCCGCTGATGCCGGGCGTGCTGATCATTGAGGCCATTGCACAGGCGGGCGGCTTGCTGCTGCTGAACGAAATCCCTGACCGCGAGAACAAACTGATGGTCTTCACGGGCATTGATGGCGCGAAGTTCCGCAAGCCCGTCGTTCCCGGCGACCAGTTGAAGATTGAAGTCACCGTGCTGAACTGGCGTTCGCGCGCAGTGAAGATGCATGGTGTGGCCACGGTTGATGGCAAGGTAGCCTGCGAAGCCACCGTAATGTGCCAGCTCGTGCCGCGTCCATCGCAGACTGCTGCTCCGGCAAAGACTGCTGGCGAATCAAACCCGCAGCAGGACGGCCCGACGCTTCCTGAGGCTGCAGTCTAG
- the lpxA gene encoding acyl-ACP--UDP-N-acetylglucosamine O-acyltransferase — MAIHPTSFVAPGAVIPESCAVGPFCTVGPNVVLGERCELVSHVVLDGHLTMGDDNRVFPFSSVGCSPQDLKYKGEPTKLTIGNGNTIRECVTISRGTVGGGGETMIGDGCLIMAYVHIGHDSKIGNGCILPNGSTLAGHVTVEDYAVLSANAPVHQFCTIGAYAYIGGGTTITQDVLPYSLTSVRRENKAFGINKVGLERRGFTPEEIKQLRQAYRLLQASGLNTTQALEAIREKVASGEFGERVVYLAEFIAKSERGVIK; from the coding sequence ATGGCAATTCATCCCACCAGCTTCGTTGCGCCGGGTGCGGTCATTCCCGAAAGCTGCGCCGTGGGCCCCTTCTGCACCGTCGGACCCAACGTTGTGCTGGGCGAGCGCTGTGAACTGGTAAGCCACGTTGTGTTGGACGGCCACCTGACCATGGGCGACGACAACCGCGTCTTCCCGTTCTCATCGGTCGGCTGCAGTCCGCAGGACCTGAAGTACAAGGGCGAGCCAACAAAGCTGACCATCGGCAACGGCAACACCATTCGCGAATGCGTAACCATCAGCCGCGGCACGGTTGGCGGCGGTGGTGAAACCATGATCGGCGACGGTTGCCTGATCATGGCTTACGTCCACATCGGCCACGACTCAAAGATTGGCAACGGCTGCATTCTTCCCAATGGCTCCACACTTGCCGGCCATGTCACGGTGGAGGACTACGCCGTCCTCAGTGCCAACGCGCCTGTACACCAGTTCTGCACCATCGGCGCGTACGCCTACATTGGCGGCGGCACCACCATCACGCAGGACGTGTTGCCGTACAGCCTGACCAGCGTGCGCCGCGAGAACAAGGCCTTCGGCATCAACAAGGTTGGCCTGGAGCGTCGCGGCTTTACCCCGGAAGAGATCAAGCAGCTTCGTCAGGCCTATCGCCTGCTGCAGGCAAGCGGGCTGAACACCACGCAGGCGCTCGAAGCGATCCGCGAAAAGGTAGCCAGCGGCGAGTTCGGCGAGCGTGTCGTTTATCTCGCAGAGTTCATCGCCAAGAGCGAACGCGGCGTCATCAAGTAA
- a CDS encoding EamA family transporter yields the protein MGWMSWALLSALFAALTAILAKKGVAHVEPNLATAIRTTVVVVFAWAIAIAFGRPHELGSLDRKTYALLALSGIATGLSWICYFRALSLGQASKVAPVDKLSVVFVLLLAWPLLGEQLSLGKILGAGLIAAGAIVLAVLP from the coding sequence ATGGGATGGATGTCCTGGGCGTTATTGTCCGCACTCTTCGCCGCATTGACAGCGATTCTGGCGAAGAAAGGCGTCGCGCACGTCGAGCCAAATCTAGCGACCGCAATCCGAACGACTGTGGTGGTCGTGTTTGCGTGGGCCATCGCGATTGCATTCGGACGGCCGCATGAGTTGGGTTCGCTTGACCGCAAAACATATGCGCTATTAGCGCTCTCAGGAATAGCAACAGGCCTATCGTGGATCTGCTACTTCCGGGCGCTGTCACTTGGGCAGGCATCGAAGGTCGCGCCAGTCGACAAGCTGAGCGTCGTCTTCGTACTGCTGCTTGCGTGGCCTCTCCTCGGTGAACAACTGTCCCTCGGAAAGATTTTGGGCGCAGGACTCATCGCTGCTGGAGCCATTGTGCTAGCGGTTCTGCCTTAG
- a CDS encoding LpxI family protein, protein MDRLGLIAGNGRFPFLLLEAARARGLHVVVAAIKEETDPEMDTRAANDNGMEVHWMSLGELSKLIDTFQKAGVHNAVMAGQVRHKQIFSGIRPDWRLAKLLMSLSTRNTDMLLGAVAKVLSDEGIELISSTAYLEPMLAKQGVLTQRTPNETERNDIAYGLTVARGIAGFDLGQTVVIAAGACVAVEAMEGTDACIARAGALMGSLDDDASTLARSLTVVKVAKPKQDLRFDVPVVGVPTIRAMQAAGATCLAIEAGRTLLFDEENMLREANAAGIAVVGEQRPA, encoded by the coding sequence ATGGACAGGCTTGGATTAATCGCTGGTAACGGACGCTTCCCTTTTCTTCTGCTTGAGGCCGCACGCGCACGCGGGCTGCATGTTGTGGTTGCCGCAATCAAAGAAGAGACCGATCCGGAGATGGATACACGCGCCGCAAACGACAACGGCATGGAAGTCCACTGGATGAGCCTGGGCGAACTCTCAAAGCTGATCGACACCTTCCAGAAGGCTGGCGTGCACAACGCCGTGATGGCCGGGCAGGTGCGACACAAGCAGATATTTTCTGGCATCCGCCCGGATTGGCGGCTGGCGAAACTGCTGATGAGCCTGAGCACACGCAACACCGACATGCTGCTGGGCGCTGTGGCCAAAGTGCTGAGCGATGAAGGTATTGAACTCATCAGCTCCACGGCGTACCTGGAGCCCATGCTCGCCAAGCAGGGTGTGCTGACACAACGCACGCCAAACGAAACCGAGCGCAACGACATTGCCTACGGCCTAACGGTGGCGCGCGGTATCGCGGGGTTCGATCTTGGTCAGACAGTCGTGATTGCCGCAGGCGCATGCGTGGCCGTGGAAGCGATGGAAGGCACAGACGCCTGCATTGCCCGCGCCGGTGCGCTGATGGGTTCGCTGGACGATGACGCATCCACGCTGGCGCGTTCGCTGACCGTGGTGAAAGTCGCCAAACCCAAGCAGGATCTTCGTTTTGACGTTCCGGTGGTGGGCGTTCCCACCATTCGTGCGATGCAGGCTGCGGGAGCCACATGCCTGGCGATCGAAGCAGGTCGCACGCTCCTCTTCGACGAAGAGAACATGCTGCGTGAAGCGAATGCGGCGGGCATCGCCGTGGTGGGTGAGCAGCGCCCCGCCTGA
- a CDS encoding peroxiredoxin: MQRAGLWSMVLVAALAVAGTARMAMAAAAAGLLETGTAAPNFTLPSQEDKQVSLSQYKGKWVVLYFYPKDQTQGCTIEAHNFQRDQAMYDKANAAVLGVSLDTADSHKAFCTKENLTFKLLADPEHKVVDEYGVPVVAAGPNHFAKRVTFLISPKGKIVKVWPDVKVQNHSEEVLAAIDEAKKAKS; the protein is encoded by the coding sequence ATGCAGCGTGCAGGATTGTGGTCCATGGTGTTGGTAGCCGCATTGGCGGTGGCAGGAACGGCGCGTATGGCAATGGCCGCAGCGGCCGCTGGTTTGTTGGAAACGGGCACGGCTGCCCCGAACTTCACTCTTCCCTCGCAGGAAGACAAACAGGTGAGCCTGTCGCAGTACAAGGGCAAGTGGGTAGTTCTCTACTTCTATCCGAAGGATCAGACACAGGGCTGCACCATTGAAGCGCACAACTTTCAGCGCGACCAGGCCATGTATGACAAGGCCAACGCCGCCGTTCTGGGTGTGAGCCTGGACACCGCCGACAGCCACAAGGCGTTCTGCACCAAGGAGAACCTGACCTTCAAGCTGCTGGCTGACCCCGAACACAAGGTTGTGGACGAGTACGGCGTGCCCGTTGTGGCTGCCGGCCCCAACCACTTCGCCAAGCGCGTCACCTTCCTCATCTCGCCCAAGGGCAAGATCGTAAAGGTATGGCCCGATGTGAAGGTGCAGAACCACAGCGAAGAGGTTCTGGCCGCCATCGACGAAGCGAAGAAGGCAAAGTCCTAA
- a CDS encoding GNAT family N-acetyltransferase, which yields MIIRPVEDDDIVPMVKIRAVEWGDEAYWLNRITAYRDGRVSPQFGLPERALFVAVEDDSIVGFVAGNKTTRHNCQGELEWLNVAANKRGRGIADQLIARMGAWFVEQGAGRICVNAAVDNVAARRVYSRCGAEPMNDHWMIWADARRIAPPPSM from the coding sequence ATGATCATTCGCCCCGTCGAGGACGACGATATTGTTCCGATGGTCAAGATCCGTGCCGTCGAATGGGGTGACGAGGCTTATTGGCTGAACAGGATCACCGCCTACAGGGATGGCAGAGTCTCACCCCAATTCGGCTTACCGGAACGCGCACTCTTCGTCGCCGTGGAAGACGACAGCATCGTAGGCTTCGTTGCGGGAAATAAAACGACACGACACAACTGTCAGGGCGAACTGGAGTGGCTCAACGTCGCAGCCAACAAACGAGGCCGAGGCATTGCCGATCAATTGATTGCGCGCATGGGCGCGTGGTTTGTGGAACAGGGCGCCGGTCGCATCTGTGTGAACGCAGCGGTGGACAATGTGGCGGCACGTCGCGTCTACAGCCGGTGCGGTGCCGAGCCTATGAATGATCACTGGATGATATGGGCCGATGCAAGACGGATAGCTCCGCCGCCATCCATGTAA
- the hisS gene encoding histidine--tRNA ligase produces MASIVKAIRGTRDLLPPETSLWNRVESTVRAVFARYNFGEIRTPVLEATELFARGVGEETDIVSKEMYTWEDRARAASEKAQSLTLRPENTAGVVRAYIEHKLGDTGQLQKLYYIGPMFRRERPQKGRYRQFFQIGAEVIGPATSGSESALRDAEVLEMLATLLDELGIPRASAANEYKGWKLHLNSVGSSTDRPRYIAALREALAPVKDKMCPDNQRRAETNPLRVLDSKDEADQEIINALPKIADYLDEASTEHFVQVKAALDACGVPYEVNPRLVRGLDYYTRTTFEFTVDLGLGTQNALLGGGRYDGLSEMLGGPKAPGIGFAIGEDRLILTLQALEESRAVAEGEPAATKIDAYIAPLSTSQNPAALALARSLRAAGLEVEVGDGNFRLKKKFDNADRIARSIVILGEDEVAAETATVKHFAGGEQSKVAFADLVAALKK; encoded by the coding sequence ATGGCTTCTATTGTGAAAGCAATCCGCGGCACGCGCGATCTGCTTCCCCCTGAAACTTCTTTGTGGAACCGCGTGGAGAGCACCGTCCGCGCCGTCTTTGCTCGCTACAACTTTGGTGAAATACGCACACCTGTATTGGAAGCAACGGAACTGTTTGCACGCGGCGTGGGTGAAGAAACCGACATCGTCAGCAAAGAGATGTACACGTGGGAAGATCGCGCTCGCGCTGCCAGCGAGAAGGCGCAGTCGTTAACGCTGCGTCCGGAAAACACCGCAGGCGTGGTCCGCGCTTACATCGAACACAAGCTCGGTGACACTGGCCAGCTGCAGAAGCTCTATTACATTGGCCCCATGTTTCGCCGCGAGCGTCCGCAAAAGGGACGCTATCGTCAGTTCTTCCAGATTGGCGCGGAAGTCATTGGCCCCGCAACGTCTGGCAGCGAATCCGCTTTGCGCGATGCGGAAGTGCTGGAGATGCTGGCCACGCTGCTCGACGAACTCGGCATCCCGCGCGCCTCTGCCGCGAATGAATACAAGGGATGGAAGCTGCACCTGAACTCGGTCGGCTCATCGACGGATCGTCCGCGCTACATTGCGGCACTGCGTGAAGCTCTGGCGCCCGTGAAAGACAAGATGTGTCCGGACAATCAGCGCCGCGCAGAGACGAATCCGCTGCGCGTGCTGGACAGCAAGGATGAGGCCGATCAGGAGATCATCAACGCGCTGCCCAAGATCGCCGACTACCTCGACGAAGCCTCCACGGAGCACTTCGTGCAGGTGAAGGCCGCGCTGGATGCCTGCGGCGTTCCCTACGAAGTGAATCCACGCCTCGTGCGCGGACTGGACTACTACACGCGCACCACGTTTGAGTTCACCGTTGATCTCGGTCTCGGCACGCAGAACGCGCTGCTCGGCGGTGGACGCTATGACGGCTTAAGCGAAATGCTGGGTGGCCCCAAGGCTCCTGGCATTGGCTTTGCGATTGGTGAAGACCGCTTGATCCTGACGCTGCAGGCACTGGAAGAGTCGCGTGCTGTGGCCGAAGGCGAACCTGCCGCGACAAAAATCGACGCGTACATCGCACCACTGTCTACATCGCAGAATCCTGCCGCACTGGCACTCGCACGTTCGCTGCGCGCGGCAGGTCTGGAAGTGGAAGTGGGCGACGGCAACTTCCGTCTGAAGAAGAAGTTCGATAATGCAGACCGCATTGCGCGCAGCATCGTCATCCTGGGTGAAGACGAAGTTGCCGCAGAGACCGCAACCGTAAAGCACTTTGCTGGCGGCGAACAAAGCAAGGTAGCCTTCGCCGATCTTGTGGCGGCATTGAAGAAATAA